From Methylopila sp. M107, a single genomic window includes:
- a CDS encoding DMT family transporter, with amino-acid sequence MPTTTPADPEVVTTPEPARSPAPWTGFALAAAGAILFSAKGVIIKFAYAEKIDTETLLALRMGLSVPVYVAIGLIALKREGRPAALDRRALLGALAVGVLGYWFASYTDFLGLVYISAPFERLILFTYPLFTVLLGTAFFGQPFRLGALAAFGLSYAGLALVFAKDAEIAGADAVRTGAALVLCSAVAFALYQLLAKPRIGAIGPKLFTCIAMSGAAVASIAQFFILRDLTVIGALSARAWTIAVVLAIVGTVLPTFLMSAALHRITAQANAVIGTVSPVATLALAALLLGEPVTAIDLLGAALVLAGVGWFTLAERK; translated from the coding sequence ATGCCGACCACCACGCCCGCGGATCCGGAAGTCGTCACGACGCCGGAGCCCGCCCGCTCTCCGGCGCCCTGGACCGGCTTCGCGCTCGCGGCCGCGGGCGCGATCCTGTTCTCGGCCAAGGGCGTCATCATCAAGTTCGCCTATGCCGAGAAGATTGACACCGAGACGCTGCTGGCGCTGCGCATGGGCCTGTCGGTCCCGGTCTATGTCGCGATCGGCCTGATCGCGCTGAAGCGCGAGGGGCGCCCCGCCGCGCTCGACAGGCGGGCGCTCCTCGGCGCGCTCGCCGTCGGCGTGCTTGGCTACTGGTTCGCGTCCTACACGGACTTCCTCGGCCTGGTTTACATCTCGGCCCCGTTCGAGCGGCTGATCCTGTTCACCTATCCGCTGTTCACGGTGCTGCTCGGCACGGCTTTTTTCGGCCAGCCGTTCCGGCTGGGCGCGCTGGCGGCCTTCGGGCTGAGCTATGCCGGCCTCGCTCTGGTGTTCGCCAAGGACGCGGAAATTGCGGGCGCGGACGCGGTCCGGACGGGCGCGGCGCTGGTGCTGTGCTCGGCGGTGGCGTTCGCGCTCTACCAGCTGCTGGCGAAGCCGCGGATCGGCGCCATCGGCCCGAAACTCTTCACCTGTATCGCGATGTCGGGGGCGGCGGTCGCCTCGATCGCGCAGTTCTTCATCCTGCGCGACCTGACCGTGATCGGAGCGCTCTCGGCCCGCGCCTGGACCATCGCGGTCGTGCTCGCGATCGTCGGCACGGTGCTGCCGACATTCCTCATGTCGGCGGCGCTCCACCGCATCACCGCGCAGGCGAACGCCGTGATCGGGACGGTGAGCCCTGTCGCGACGCTGGCGCTTGCAGCGCTGCTGCTCGGCGAGCCGGTGACGGCGATCGACCTTCTCGGCGCCGCGCTGGTGCTCGCGGGCGTCGGCTGGTTCACGCTGGCCGAGCGGAAGTAG
- a CDS encoding D-glycerate dehydrogenase: protein MKKRPLVIVTRRLPDVIETRMRELFDARLNHEDQPFSQAQLAAAIAEADVLVPTVTDRIDAGLLAQAGENLRLIANFGNGVDNIDVQTATNRGITVTNTPGVLTEDTADMTMGLILAGPRRIAEGARVVPDEQEWGGWSPMWMLGRRIWGKRLGIVGMGRIGQAVARRAKAFGLSIHYHNRKRVSASVEDQLEATYWESLDQMLARMDIVSVNCPHTPATYHLLSARRLKLLKRDAYVVNTARGEVVDEGALARMLEAGELAGAALDVFENEPAVNPKLVRLARQNKVVLLPHLGSATIEGRVDMGEKVIVNIKTFMDGHRPPDRVIPAML, encoded by the coding sequence ATGAAAAAGCGTCCGCTCGTCATCGTCACGCGTCGGCTTCCCGACGTGATCGAGACGCGCATGCGCGAGCTGTTCGACGCGCGCCTGAACCACGAGGACCAGCCGTTCAGCCAGGCGCAGCTCGCCGCCGCGATCGCCGAGGCCGACGTGCTGGTGCCGACCGTCACGGACCGGATCGACGCGGGGCTGCTCGCGCAGGCCGGCGAGAACCTCCGGCTGATCGCGAATTTCGGTAACGGCGTCGACAATATCGACGTCCAGACCGCGACCAATCGCGGCATCACGGTCACCAACACGCCGGGCGTGCTGACCGAAGACACCGCCGACATGACGATGGGCCTCATCCTCGCCGGCCCGCGCCGCATTGCCGAGGGCGCGCGCGTGGTGCCGGACGAACAGGAGTGGGGCGGCTGGTCGCCGATGTGGATGCTCGGCCGACGCATCTGGGGCAAGCGCCTCGGCATCGTCGGCATGGGCCGCATCGGCCAGGCGGTCGCCCGCCGGGCCAAGGCCTTCGGCCTGTCGATCCACTATCATAACCGCAAGCGCGTCTCGGCGAGCGTCGAGGACCAGCTGGAGGCGACCTACTGGGAGAGCCTCGACCAGATGCTGGCTCGCATGGACATCGTCTCGGTCAACTGCCCGCACACGCCCGCGACCTACCACCTGCTGTCGGCGCGCCGCCTGAAGCTCCTCAAGCGCGACGCCTATGTGGTGAACACCGCGCGCGGCGAAGTCGTCGACGAGGGCGCGCTCGCCCGGATGCTGGAGGCCGGCGAACTCGCGGGCGCCGCGCTCGACGTGTTCGAGAACGAGCCGGCCGTGAACCCGAAGCTCGTCCGCCTCGCGCGCCAGAACAAGGTGGTGCTGCTGCCGCATCTCGGCTCGGCCACCATCGAGGGCCGCGTCGACATGGGCGAGAAGGTCATCGTCAACATCAAGACCTTCATGGACGGCCACCGCCCGCCGGACCGCGTCATCCCCGCAATGCTCTGA
- a CDS encoding PfkB family carbohydrate kinase gives MSQERDYRARVFVVGSFVAACSVKVDALPAPGETLAASDFRLEAGGKGFNLAVAARRLGAKVDGLLAIGDDTLGHLARPALDSADLPHSMLVPLEGPTGAGVGFIAADGETCLAVYAGANARLGARHAAARRAAIAGADLVLAQFETGDAPIAAAFSIAREGGRRTLLNPSPFRAACVDLLPWTSILCVNAVEAASLAASFGVADGDESLAGAVLARGPEALVVTAGAAGATAYLRDAPFTVRQPAFPVTAIDTLGAGDAFAAGLAVALAEGAGWSEALRLAAACGALTTTAFGVFDALPTREAAERMATPASDRAHQTADSE, from the coding sequence GTGTCGCAAGAGAGGGATTATCGCGCGCGCGTCTTCGTCGTCGGCAGCTTCGTCGCCGCCTGCTCGGTGAAGGTCGACGCGCTGCCGGCGCCCGGCGAGACGCTCGCGGCGAGCGATTTCCGCCTGGAGGCCGGCGGCAAGGGCTTCAATCTCGCGGTCGCCGCGCGGCGTCTCGGGGCCAAGGTGGACGGGCTGCTCGCGATCGGCGACGACACGCTCGGCCATCTGGCGCGGCCCGCCCTCGACAGCGCCGATCTGCCGCATTCGATGCTCGTGCCGCTGGAGGGGCCGACCGGCGCCGGCGTCGGCTTCATCGCGGCCGACGGCGAGACCTGTCTCGCCGTCTATGCCGGCGCCAACGCCCGGCTCGGGGCCCGTCACGCGGCGGCGCGCAGAGCCGCCATCGCGGGCGCCGATCTCGTCCTCGCCCAGTTCGAGACCGGCGACGCGCCGATCGCTGCGGCGTTTTCGATCGCGCGCGAGGGGGGGCGCAGAACGCTGCTCAACCCCTCGCCGTTTCGCGCGGCTTGCGTCGACCTGCTGCCGTGGACGTCGATCCTGTGCGTGAACGCCGTCGAGGCGGCCTCGCTCGCCGCCAGCTTCGGCGTCGCCGACGGCGACGAATCGCTCGCCGGGGCGGTTCTGGCGCGGGGTCCGGAGGCGCTGGTCGTGACGGCGGGGGCTGCGGGCGCGACCGCCTATCTGCGCGACGCCCCGTTCACCGTCAGGCAGCCGGCGTTTCCTGTGACAGCCATAGACACGCTCGGCGCCGGCGACGCCTTCGCGGCGGGTCTGGCGGTCGCGCTCGCCGAAGGCGCGGGCTGGAGCGAGGCGCTGCGCCTCGCCGCGGCCTGCGGCGCGCTGACGACGACCGCGTTCGGCGTGTTCGACGCGCTGCCGACGCGCGAGGCGGCCGAGCGTATGGCGACACCGGCGTCCGATCGCGCCCATCAAACCGCGGATTCGGAATAA
- a CDS encoding tail protein X, translated as MSVIEVRAERERLDRLARAGLGSERSGGIEALLAANPGLAAAGPFQALGARLRLPETVVPPERPDAPTRPWE; from the coding sequence GTGAGCGTGATCGAGGTCCGCGCGGAGCGGGAGCGGCTCGACCGACTGGCGCGCGCCGGCCTCGGCTCGGAGCGCTCGGGCGGAATCGAGGCGCTGCTCGCCGCCAATCCCGGCCTTGCGGCCGCAGGCCCGTTCCAGGCGCTTGGCGCACGCCTCCGGCTGCCGGAGACGGTTGTTCCGCCAGAGCGGCCCGACGCGCCGACCAGGCCGTGGGAGTAG
- the irrA gene encoding iron response transcriptional regulator IrrA: protein MAETATTAAPAGTVRAADCGLRPSLCVARDVGGLLRDSGLRPTRQRIALGRLLYAKGDRHVTAEILHEEAMRARVPVSLATVYNTLHQFTEVGLLRELAIDGSKTWFDTNVTEHHHFLVEDDNRLMDIPGAHIEVSSLPEIPEGMEIARVDVVVRLRRKAPHA from the coding sequence ATGGCCGAAACCGCGACCACCGCCGCGCCTGCCGGGACCGTTCGCGCCGCCGATTGCGGCCTGCGTCCGTCCCTGTGCGTCGCCCGCGACGTCGGAGGGTTGCTGCGCGACAGCGGCCTCCGCCCGACCCGCCAGCGCATCGCGCTCGGCCGCCTGCTTTACGCCAAGGGCGACCGTCACGTGACCGCCGAGATCCTGCATGAGGAGGCGATGCGCGCCCGCGTGCCGGTCTCGCTCGCCACCGTCTACAACACGCTGCACCAGTTCACAGAGGTCGGGCTGCTCCGCGAGCTCGCGATCGACGGCTCGAAGACCTGGTTCGACACCAACGTCACCGAGCACCATCATTTCCTGGTCGAGGACGACAACCGCCTGATGGACATTCCGGGCGCGCATATCGAGGTCTCCTCGCTTCCGGAGATCCCGGAAGGCATGGAGATCGCGCGCGTCGACGTGGTGGTGCGCCTGCGCCGCAAGGCGCCGCACGCCTGA
- a CDS encoding SH3 domain-containing protein gives MLSLATLGRLAAAAAVFAILAAAPDRAAAQAAKELESGVMIGPVSGLPVPRYVSLKAGKVFVRQGPTKDYPVAFIYRRAGEPVEITAEYDNWRRIRDSEGSEGWVWHSLLSGRRTALVAPWAKDPSLPLFVKASTGERLAARLEPKVLVEAKKCDGQWCRVEGEGFYGFIEQGRLWGIYPGERFD, from the coding sequence ATGCTGAGCCTCGCAACCCTCGGACGACTGGCCGCCGCCGCGGCGGTCTTCGCCATCCTGGCCGCCGCCCCCGACAGGGCCGCCGCGCAGGCCGCCAAGGAGCTCGAATCGGGCGTCATGATCGGCCCGGTCTCGGGCCTGCCCGTGCCGCGCTATGTCAGCCTGAAGGCCGGCAAGGTGTTCGTGCGGCAGGGGCCGACCAAGGACTACCCGGTCGCCTTCATCTACCGCCGCGCCGGCGAACCGGTCGAGATCACCGCCGAATACGACAACTGGCGCCGCATCCGCGATTCGGAAGGCTCCGAGGGCTGGGTGTGGCACTCGCTGCTGTCCGGCCGCCGCACCGCGCTGGTCGCCCCCTGGGCGAAGGACCCTTCGCTTCCGCTGTTCGTGAAGGCGAGCACGGGAGAGCGCCTCGCGGCCCGGCTCGAGCCGAAGGTGCTGGTCGAGGCCAAGAAATGCGACGGCCAGTGGTGCCGCGTCGAGGGCGAAGGCTTCTACGGATTTATCGAGCAGGGCCGGCTGTGGGGGATCTATCCGGGCGAGCGGTTCGATTGA
- the fabA gene encoding 3-hydroxyacyl-[acyl-carrier-protein] dehydratase FabA, which produces MSDRRSSFDYEDLLACGRGELFGPGNAQLPLPPMLMFDRITEISEDGGPNGKGHIRAELDVKPDLWFFECHFKGDPVMPGCLGLDALWQMTGFFLGWLGQPGRGRALGTGEIKFTGQVLPSVKKVVYGVDFKRVVKGRLVLGIADGWLEADGDIIYKASDLRVGLFKHAAAA; this is translated from the coding sequence ATGTCGGATCGCCGCTCAAGCTTTGATTACGAGGACCTGCTCGCCTGCGGGCGCGGAGAGCTCTTCGGCCCCGGCAACGCGCAGCTGCCGCTGCCGCCGATGCTGATGTTCGACCGGATCACCGAGATTTCCGAGGACGGCGGCCCGAACGGCAAGGGCCACATCCGCGCCGAGCTCGACGTGAAGCCCGACCTCTGGTTCTTCGAGTGCCACTTCAAAGGCGATCCGGTGATGCCGGGCTGCCTCGGCCTCGACGCGCTGTGGCAGATGACCGGCTTCTTCCTCGGCTGGCTCGGCCAGCCCGGCCGCGGCCGGGCGCTCGGCACCGGCGAGATCAAGTTCACCGGCCAGGTCCTGCCGAGCGTGAAGAAGGTCGTCTATGGCGTCGACTTCAAACGCGTGGTGAAGGGCCGGCTCGTGCTCGGCATCGCGGACGGCTGGTTGGAGGCCGACGGCGACATCATCTACAAGGCGTCCGATCTCAGGGTCGGCCTGTTCAAGCACGCCGCGGCGGCTTAA
- a CDS encoding SulP family inorganic anion transporter — protein MADAATTPAADERKLGAAEALNTFRKDLFAGLTVAAISLPQSMAYALIAGVDIRFGIYTAIVFTAVAAVFGSSRHLVNGPTGAVSLVVFSALAIFEPEAKLDTYEAMFLLAIMIGVIQIAVAVTKLGDITRYISESVVTGFIVGAATLTIIGQVANALGVKAQGTGHDHILYRLYKTLTQDAPINWKAVAISGGAIALAILSRRLVKRFSLPQFDMLAVLIIVSGAAWLVGWSSAVGGAKTAISLIEAVPSALPTPHIPEIKSEWIFDLGASSFAIAILGLLEALAIAKAIAHKSGQQLDYNRQCLAEGLGNLVGGFFRCMPGAGSLSRTAINYQAGAATRFSGVYTAIAVAATVLVFAPLTAFIPKAALAGLLMVAAARLIDIERLGYILKGSRYDTVLLIATAFAAVVINIEFAILIGSAISIAWYVGKASKLQVTELVVTPDRVVRARVPSDPPSQGVLIYDFEGELFFGAAPTFEGFLKDARDSAEAQGVKYLVLRLKRVRNPDVVSLEVLDHFLKDARRRGLTILLAGVRPDLLAALNRIGLAEADAPELVFIEEEEDFSATIKAIRHAYALAAIERRRTTGAGQADPAEDDRPLKYYLV, from the coding sequence ATGGCAGACGCCGCCACGACACCGGCCGCCGACGAACGCAAGCTCGGCGCCGCCGAGGCGCTGAACACGTTTCGCAAGGATCTGTTCGCGGGGCTCACGGTCGCTGCGATCTCGCTGCCGCAGAGCATGGCCTATGCGCTGATCGCCGGCGTCGACATCCGCTTCGGCATCTACACCGCGATCGTCTTCACGGCGGTCGCGGCGGTGTTCGGCTCGTCGCGCCATCTCGTGAACGGGCCGACCGGCGCGGTCTCGCTCGTCGTGTTCAGCGCGCTCGCGATCTTCGAGCCGGAGGCCAAGCTCGACACCTATGAGGCGATGTTCCTGCTCGCCATCATGATCGGCGTGATCCAGATCGCCGTCGCGGTGACCAAGCTCGGCGACATCACCCGCTACATTTCGGAATCGGTCGTCACCGGTTTCATCGTCGGGGCCGCGACCCTCACCATCATCGGCCAGGTCGCGAACGCGCTCGGCGTGAAGGCGCAAGGCACCGGCCACGACCACATCCTCTACCGCCTCTACAAGACGCTGACCCAGGACGCGCCGATCAACTGGAAGGCGGTCGCGATCAGCGGCGGCGCCATCGCGCTCGCGATCCTGTCGCGCCGCCTGGTCAAGCGCTTCTCGCTGCCGCAGTTCGACATGCTGGCGGTGCTGATCATCGTCTCGGGCGCCGCATGGCTCGTCGGCTGGTCGAGCGCCGTCGGAGGCGCCAAGACCGCGATCTCGCTGATCGAGGCGGTGCCGAGCGCGCTGCCGACGCCGCATATTCCCGAGATCAAGAGCGAGTGGATCTTCGACCTCGGCGCCAGTTCCTTCGCAATCGCGATCCTCGGCCTGCTCGAGGCGCTCGCGATCGCCAAGGCCATCGCGCACAAGTCCGGCCAGCAGCTCGACTATAACCGCCAGTGCCTCGCGGAAGGCCTCGGCAATCTGGTCGGCGGCTTCTTCCGCTGCATGCCGGGCGCGGGCTCGCTGTCGCGCACCGCGATCAACTACCAGGCCGGCGCGGCGACGCGGTTCTCGGGCGTCTACACGGCGATCGCGGTGGCTGCGACCGTGCTGGTGTTCGCGCCGCTCACCGCCTTCATTCCGAAAGCGGCGCTCGCGGGGCTGCTGATGGTCGCGGCCGCGCGGCTGATCGACATCGAGCGCCTCGGCTACATCCTGAAGGGGTCGCGCTACGACACGGTGCTGCTGATCGCGACCGCGTTCGCGGCGGTCGTGATCAACATCGAGTTCGCGATCCTGATCGGCTCGGCGATCTCGATCGCCTGGTATGTCGGCAAGGCCTCGAAGCTCCAGGTCACCGAGCTCGTCGTCACGCCCGACCGCGTGGTGCGCGCCCGGGTGCCCTCGGACCCGCCGAGCCAGGGCGTGCTGATCTACGATTTCGAGGGCGAGCTGTTCTTCGGCGCCGCGCCGACCTTCGAGGGCTTCCTCAAGGACGCGCGGGACTCGGCCGAAGCGCAGGGCGTCAAATATCTCGTGCTGCGGCTGAAGCGCGTCCGGAACCCCGACGTGGTGTCGCTCGAGGTGCTCGACCACTTCCTGAAGGACGCACGGCGCCGCGGGCTCACCATCCTGCTCGCCGGCGTGCGGCCGGATCTGCTGGCGGCGCTGAACCGCATCGGCCTCGCTGAGGCCGATGCGCCCGAACTGGTTTTCATCGAGGAGGAGGAGGACTTCTCCGCCACCATCAAGGCGATCCGCCACGCCTATGCGCTCGCCGCAATCGAACGGCGGCGGACGACCGGCGCCGGGCAGGCCGATCCCGCCGAAGACGACCGGCCGCTCAAATACTACCTGGTCTAG
- a CDS encoding phage tail protein: MTGLIAVGSAVLRVIGMNPQRVTTSSETRAPGKATFGGMDYQLTGVGEQTTTIEAETFPHVVGGLDALEWLTRHHEAADEVNLIRLGSNYLGLMEARVVIRTLEVDEDRIHPFTGVGRRVGCTVELLHV, from the coding sequence ATGACGGGCTTGATCGCCGTCGGCTCGGCCGTACTGCGCGTCATCGGCATGAACCCGCAGCGCGTCACCACGTCCAGCGAGACCCGCGCGCCCGGCAAGGCGACCTTCGGCGGCATGGACTATCAGCTGACCGGCGTCGGCGAGCAGACCACCACGATCGAGGCCGAGACTTTTCCGCATGTCGTCGGGGGCCTCGACGCGCTGGAGTGGTTGACCCGGCATCACGAGGCGGCGGACGAGGTCAACCTGATCCGTCTCGGGTCGAACTATCTCGGGCTGATGGAGGCGCGCGTCGTCATCCGCACGCTCGAGGTCGACGAGGACCGGATACATCCCTTCACCGGCGTCGGCCGACGCGTCGGCTGCACCGTGGAGCTGCTCCATGTCTGA
- a CDS encoding GntR family transcriptional regulator, which translates to MPAYRQIEEQISGLIEDGTLPPGATLPAARQLAKELSISRATVQYSYDALRRRRLVSGHGRLGFIVEPGERIKPAMERLKGFTEEMRELGRASSSRVLEKAVVVDRSIASLFQLPSNAPLLKLVRVRFGDGVPLSRESAWYDLAAAPGLEDRDFSGSVYEQLAACGAPLQSCEQTIEAAEPDAEECEIFGFDAPIPCLLIKRRSFAANARMVEYVEGLFRGDAYAYRLTLSI; encoded by the coding sequence ATGCCAGCCTACCGGCAGATCGAGGAACAGATCAGCGGATTGATCGAGGACGGGACGCTGCCTCCGGGCGCGACGCTGCCCGCCGCGCGGCAACTCGCCAAGGAACTCTCGATCAGCCGCGCCACGGTGCAGTACAGCTACGACGCCCTGCGTCGCAGGCGGCTCGTCAGCGGGCATGGGCGGCTCGGCTTCATCGTGGAGCCGGGCGAGCGCATCAAGCCCGCCATGGAGCGCCTGAAGGGCTTCACCGAGGAGATGCGGGAGCTTGGCCGCGCGTCCTCGTCGCGCGTGCTCGAAAAGGCGGTGGTCGTCGACCGCTCGATCGCCTCGCTGTTCCAGCTGCCCTCGAACGCGCCGCTGCTGAAGCTCGTCCGCGTCCGGTTCGGCGACGGCGTGCCGCTGTCGCGCGAGAGCGCCTGGTACGACCTCGCCGCCGCGCCCGGCCTCGAGGACCGCGACTTTTCCGGCTCGGTCTACGAGCAGCTCGCGGCCTGCGGCGCGCCGCTGCAGTCCTGCGAGCAGACGATCGAGGCGGCCGAGCCCGACGCGGAAGAGTGCGAGATCTTCGGCTTCGACGCGCCGATCCCGTGCCTGCTGATCAAGCGCCGCTCCTTCGCGGCGAACGCCAGGATGGTCGAATATGTCGAGGGCCTGTTCCGCGGCGACGCCTACGCCTACCGGCTGACGCTCAGCATCTGA
- a CDS encoding tyrosine recombinase XerC yields MTEAAHLLPAAPDLIAAYADWLTRLGAERRMSPKTVEAYGRDVRIFLVFLQNHLGGPATLEDFAGLKPRDIRAFLAARRANGLSSRSLMRGLASARSFARHLARTGRGEASAFAAVRSPKIARSLPKPIAAPLARRMIDADERAGEDRETWVLARDAAVLALLYGCGLRISEALSLSRREAPITGADRIEVTGKGGKRRQLPVIAAVSKAVEDYLALCPLHLPPEGPLFVGQKGGPLNPRIVQGAVARMRGGLGLPDTATPHALRHSFATHLLGRGGDLRTIQELLGHASLSTTQIYTEVDGARLTAIHAAFHPRARA; encoded by the coding sequence ATGACCGAAGCGGCCCATCTCCTCCCCGCAGCGCCCGACCTGATCGCGGCCTATGCCGATTGGTTGACGCGGCTCGGCGCGGAGCGGCGCATGAGCCCGAAGACCGTCGAGGCCTATGGCCGGGACGTGCGGATCTTTCTCGTCTTCCTGCAAAACCATCTCGGCGGGCCCGCGACGCTCGAGGATTTCGCCGGGCTGAAGCCGCGCGACATCCGCGCTTTTCTGGCGGCGCGGCGCGCGAACGGGCTGTCGAGCCGCTCGCTGATGCGCGGGCTCGCCTCCGCGCGGTCATTCGCGCGGCATCTCGCCCGGACCGGGCGCGGCGAGGCCTCGGCCTTCGCGGCGGTGCGCAGCCCCAAGATCGCGCGAAGCCTGCCGAAGCCGATCGCGGCGCCGCTGGCGCGCCGGATGATCGACGCCGACGAGCGCGCAGGCGAGGACCGCGAGACCTGGGTGCTGGCGCGCGACGCCGCCGTGCTCGCGCTGCTCTACGGCTGCGGCCTGCGCATCTCCGAAGCGCTGTCGCTGAGCCGCCGCGAAGCGCCCATCACGGGCGCCGACCGCATCGAGGTGACGGGCAAGGGCGGCAAGCGCAGGCAGCTGCCGGTGATCGCCGCCGTCTCGAAGGCCGTCGAGGACTATCTGGCGCTCTGCCCGCTCCACCTGCCGCCGGAAGGCCCGCTGTTCGTCGGCCAGAAGGGCGGACCGCTCAACCCGCGCATCGTGCAAGGCGCGGTCGCGCGGATGCGGGGCGGGCTCGGCCTGCCCGACACCGCGACGCCGCACGCGCTGCGCCACTCCTTCGCGACCCACCTGCTCGGACGCGGCGGGGACCTTCGAACGATCCAGGAGCTGCTCGGTCATGCGAGCCTGTCGACGACCCAGATCTACACCGAGGTCGACGGCGCGCGGCTGACCGCGATCCACGCCGCCTTCCATCCCCGCGCCCGCGCCTGA
- a CDS encoding sulfate ABC transporter substrate-binding protein — protein sequence MRIPWINLLAVAAVGVAGALLFARNSEGFASHHLLNVSYDPTRELYQRLNPVFVAAYEKKSGSTLAIGQSHAGSSYQARRVISGEEKADVVTLGLPSDVEALHNKGLIPDGWSTRLPNGSQPYTSTIVFVVRSGNPKGIADWPDLVKGDVQIIVPDPKTSGNGKLAALAAWGAIVTRGGDEAAARDYLKAFYARTPFLDPAARSAGVAFAVEKKGDVHVAWENEALREVRDSKGALQIVYPPVSIKGEPTVAWVDGNVAKHGSAGVAKAYLEFLFTPEAQEIIAQEGYRPIDPKTLARYANRLPPINLLPITAIAPSWSEAQRKFFGDNGIIDAVYTPKPRTE from the coding sequence ATGCGGATTCCGTGGATCAACCTGCTGGCCGTCGCGGCGGTCGGGGTCGCCGGAGCGCTGCTGTTCGCGCGCAACAGCGAGGGCTTCGCGTCCCATCACCTGCTCAATGTCAGCTACGACCCGACGCGCGAGCTCTACCAGCGCCTGAACCCGGTCTTCGTCGCGGCCTACGAGAAAAAGTCCGGCTCGACGCTCGCGATCGGCCAGTCGCATGCCGGCTCCTCCTATCAGGCGCGGCGCGTCATCTCGGGCGAGGAGAAGGCCGACGTCGTGACGCTCGGCCTGCCCTCGGACGTCGAGGCGTTGCACAACAAGGGCCTGATCCCCGACGGCTGGTCGACCCGCCTGCCGAACGGCTCGCAGCCCTACACGTCGACCATCGTGTTCGTTGTGCGCAGCGGCAATCCGAAAGGCATCGCCGACTGGCCGGATCTCGTGAAGGGCGACGTCCAGATCATCGTTCCGGACCCGAAGACCTCCGGCAACGGCAAGCTCGCGGCGCTCGCGGCCTGGGGCGCGATCGTGACGCGCGGCGGCGACGAGGCGGCGGCGCGCGACTACCTCAAGGCGTTCTACGCCCGCACCCCGTTCCTCGATCCCGCGGCGCGCTCCGCCGGCGTCGCCTTCGCGGTCGAGAAGAAGGGCGACGTCCATGTCGCCTGGGAGAACGAGGCGCTGCGCGAGGTGCGAGACTCGAAGGGCGCGCTGCAGATCGTCTATCCGCCGGTCAGCATCAAGGGCGAGCCCACGGTCGCCTGGGTCGACGGCAACGTCGCGAAGCACGGCAGCGCGGGCGTGGCGAAGGCCTATCTCGAATTCCTGTTCACCCCCGAGGCGCAGGAAATCATCGCCCAGGAAGGCTACCGCCCGATCGATCCGAAGACGCTCGCGCGCTACGCCAACCGGCTGCCGCCCATCAACCTGCTGCCGATCACCGCGATCGCGCCGAGCTGGTCGGAGGCGCAGCGAAAGTTCTTCGGCGACAACGGGATCATCGACGCCGTCTACACGCCGAAGCCCCGGACCGAGTGA